The Sinorhizobium fredii USDA 257 region TCACCTTGAGGGCGATGCACCCAAACCGAGCGCATCGCAACCGGTTCGCAATAAGGGGCGCTGCGTGGAATTTTCCCTGCGAAGCTAGGGAACATCCGCCGCATGACCGATGTTTCCCTTCCTGTCTCACCCACGGTAGCTTACCGCAGCCATCCGAAATACAGAGCGGCAGATAAACCGACCTGGAGAAAAGCCAGTGTGACTATCAGAATGACAAATCCGCGCTTCAGGAGAGTCATGCGACACCTCTTTCCATCGGGCCGCCCCCTGGGGCAAATCGCGCATTGCTGCGGCCCTGTCTGATCATGAACAGCGCATGCATGTCAAACCGAATGCGGCATTCACTTAAAATATCGCTTCGAGACCACTGCCGAAGGGCACACGGCAGTGCTCCGGTGCTTGGAGAAGCCTCAGCGAAAGAGCTCGTCCGGCATACCGGCCGTTCACATAGACGCCGCGCCTTCGCGCTGCCTGACCGCGAAATCCTCCTCTGGCGAATAGACGAGCGTCTTGCGGCCATAGGCGGCGAAGTAGACGATCGCCAGTGCATACCAGATAGCGACGCCGATGATGCCCCTCTGATAAAGGGGATCGGCGAGCTGGAACGCGATCGTCACCAGCGCTATGACGACGGTAAGCGCCGCACCTGGTATGCCAAACGGGCTGCGGTAGGGCCGCTCGATGTTCGGAAAAGCGCGGCGCAGTTGGATGAAAGTCAGCCCCTGAAGCAGGTAGGAAAACATGGCGCCAAACACCGCCATGTTCAGCAGCACACCGCCTATGAAGGAGCCGGCCTGCTCACCGCCCTGAGTGAACCAGACCACCAGCATGACGAGATAACCGACCAGCGCCCCGGCAACCAGTGCTGTGTTCGGCGTCTTGTGCGCGCCATGGGTGACCGACAAGAAATGCGGGAAATAGCCGGCGCGTGACAGCGAATAGATTTGCCGACCAAAGGCGAAGATGATCGCGTGGAAACTTGCAATCAGTCCAGCCACTGCAAACAACGACAGGATCTTCGCCCAGCCCGTGCCGTAGATCGCACGGAAGCCGTCGAGGATCGGCTCGCCCGAGGAACCGAGCTTGAAAGCGCCGTCAGGAATGGCCGGATTGATGATGAGCACCAGGAAACCGGTCGCAATCAATGTGAACATGCCAAGCATGATGCCCTTGGGCATGTCGCGCCTCGGATCGACCGATTCCTCGGCGGCTAGCGGCAACTGCTCGATGGCAAGGAACAGCCAGACGGCGAAAGGCATCGAGGCCAGCACGCCATAGATGCCGAACGGGAGGAACGGTCCGCCACCCTCCGGAAGCTCGACGGCCGTACCAGTCGCCGGATCAACGCCAACGTTCATCGCATACCTGCTGAAATCGATGAACGGAATGGCGCTCAAGAAGAAGAACACCAGAATGGCCAGCGCAATTAGTGTGACAATCACCGTGACCTTAAACGAGAGTTCCACTCCCCGAACATTAAGACCGACGAAGACGATGTAGCCGATCAACCACCAGACGGGCTGGAAGTACTGCGGCGTCTCGAAAATGCCGGTCAGGTATGCCCCGATGAAGAACACCACGACCGCGGGGGTGAGCACATATTCGATATTTTCCGCCACGCCGGTGATAAACCCACCCCATGGACCAAATGCCGTCCGCGCGAAAGAATAGGCGCCGCCCGTATGCGGCAAGGCCGGGCTCATCTCGGCGATGGAGTAAGTCAGGCCGAGATACATGATTGTGATCAGAATGGTGCCGATGAACATGCCGCCCCATCCGCCGACGGCAAAGCCAAGATTCCAGCCCGAGAAGTCACCGGAAATGACCGCCCCCACACCGAGAGCCCAGAGCGAGAAGACACCCGCATGACGCCTAAGCTCGCGTATGGAGAAATACTCCTGCCCAGGTATGTGATAGATCACCCCACCTTCATGCTGTTTGCTGTCGTCGGCCATGGCAGTTGCCTTTCGCGGATGTTCGCTGCGATTCCGGCCTAGTAGGCAAAGTGAAGCTGGAGCTTCCAAAGCCCCTCGGGTTAATCGGGCGCGTATGGCTTCTGTGGCCCGAGTTTCGAAGAGCACGCTGCCAGCCAACAACCGCTCAGAAGCGAACAACTGAGGCGGGGTAACAAGCCAATGCCTGTGTCGCATGCAAGATTTACCCAGAAACTCTTGCTGATTTCATGCTCAATCGAAGGCTTTGTCAAACGTATTTGAATGTTACCGCGCTCCCAAAACCCACACTTCCGCTGCAAATGTGCAATTGGCGGTAGCTGGGTGCACGTCGCTCATTTTTTTGTATTGATTACCATACTTCTGTCGCATGAACTCAATGTCATCCATTCAGTGGCTGATTGCGTGACAGGATAACTCGGCCAGGCTCTGTCTTATTCTTTACTTGCCGACCTGATCCTAAGGCGCAATACTTCTCTTTAGAAAGATCATCGGAGGTGGAGGAGGCCACCATGAACTATCATACACGCGAAAGACTCCATGCTGTGGCGGCCGTTCATGCCGGAATGGATGCCCCCGCGATGTCGCGGGACGAACGCCTCGCGCGATGGGCGCATCTCTTGGAGCAAGATCCGGACCGGTCCCTCGCAACGCTCACCGAGACTGAGTATGAGCCTGAATTCATACGCGACAGTATGCGAAGCGAAGGTTCTCCTATCACGATAGCATCTGAGGACGCTGCACTTCGCGCCGACGGTCTCACAGGCGACACTTATGGGGACGCGAAGCGCTTCTTCGGATTGGCCGATTGGCAGTTGCACCACGTCGTATGTAGCTGCCATTCCGGCGCAACGGTGCGATCCGGAAAGGCTGCGGAATATGTTCGCGAGGTAGCGAAGCCATATCCCGGCCTTCTTGCCATGCTCTGGGATGCGCTGCGTATTTTCCGTTGACTGTACGCCGCTGACGATCGCGCTGGCCAAAGCTTGAGTCGGGCGGGCAGTGAGCCATTTTGCCCGCCTGAGCTTGGCCAGCTTGACACCGCTGGAAACTAGTCTTTTGAAATTAGTTAATCTTGCCGTCGATAAGCTGGATTCTCCGGTCCATTCGCTCGGCAATCTCGAGATCGTGTGTGACTGCCACGACCGTCTTGCCGCGATCGCGCACCAGACCTTCGAGTATCCTGAAAACCTGCTCTGAGCTATGGCTATCGAGGCTGCCTGTCGGCTCGTCGGCGAGGATCAGCGAAGGATCGTTAGCGAGCGCGCGCGCGACCGCCACGCGCTGGCGCTGTCCGCCGGAAAGCTGGTCAGGCCGCTTGTCGAGGTGTTCCCCCAGTCCCAGCGAGGTGAGCAATTCGCCGGCTCGCTCCCGCATTTGCCCCCGGGCCAGTCGCCCGAGCCTGCGCATCGGAATCTCGACGTTCTCGCGCGCCGTGAATTCCGGCAAGAGAAAGTGAAACTGAAAGACGAAGCCGAGTTTGGAGAGCCGCGTGGCTGCCCGCTCGCGCTCATCCATCGGCTCGGTATCGCGGCCGGCAATTCTGAGTGTGCCGCTTGTCGGCCGGTCGAGCAGGCCGAGCAGGTAGAGGAGGGAGGATTTGCCCGACCCGGACGGCCCCGTGATGGCGACGAACTCGTTCTCGCCGATCGATAGCGAGACATTTCTAACCAGCGTGACGGGAACGGTCTCCGGCAGGACGCGCGTCAGGTTCTCGGTCTCGATGAGCACGTTCATGTCGCACCCCTGATGATGTCGACAGGATTGAGGCCGGCAGCGCGGCGCGCCGGCAGGTATCCAGCCAACGCCGCCGAGCCCAATGCGAAAGCAGCGGCGATGACGTAATGAAGCAGGCTCCAGGCGATCGGCAGATGCGTCATTTCCTGTCCCGTCGCTGCGATCTCGAAGCGCACCAGTGACAGCGCATAGGTCATCGAAAATCCGAGCAGCCAGCCAAGCGCAGAGCCTGCCACGCCGATGGCCACGCCTTCGAGCAGGAAGAGGCGGCGCATGTCGGCTTCGCGGAAGCCGAGGGACTTCATGATGGCGATGTCGCGCGCTTTCTCATGCGTGATGGTGGAGATGATGTTGTAGATTCCGAATCCCGCGACCAGCATGATCGCGCCGACAACCGTATACATGATGACATTGCGCACCACGAGCGCCTCGAGAATCGACTCGTTTGCCTCCTGCCACGCCACCGCCTTGTAGCCGAGTTCGGCCTCGGCACGGCGCGCCACCGACGGCGCGTTGTTCGGATCGTCGAGCTTGATACGGATTTCGTTGACGGCGTTCGGCCGCGCGGACAGGACTTGCGCATTCTTCAGAAGCACATAGGCCTCGCCCTCGTCACGTGCGGTGGTTCCCGTGTGGAACAGACCGGCTATCTTAAAATTACGGGTCAGCCCCTCAGAAGACACCGCCGTGACCGTGTCGCCCAGACTCGCACCGAGCCTGGTCGCCATTGTGTCGCCAATCAGAACATTGTTGCCGCCTGCAGCAAGTGCAGCGAAGCTTCCTTCGACGAAGTCCTCCACGATAGGCGAGACACCGAGCTCACGCTCGGGATCGACCCCGATGATCGCCGCGCCCACCTCCTGGCTGGAATATCGCATTACGCCCTGCGCCTTGAGGCTTGCGGCGAACCGTCCAGGAACCCAGCTCGCCAGCCAGGCGGTCGCGGCCGTCGGATTGATGATGCCGCGTCGGTCGTCGCGCGGCCTCAGCCCGGAAATTGCCACCGAGGCGAAGGCGTCCTCAGCGGGTTGGCGGCGCGCCGTTCGCTGCTCGTCAGTGATGTTGACATGCGGCATGGTGTCGACGAGTTGTCTGATGAAATCGTCCTGCCCGCCCTGCATAAGCGCCGCCATGGCGATCGAAAATCCGACTCCGACGGCCACGCCCAGAACGGCAACCAGCATCTGGCGACCGCGGCCGGCGATATGGGTGGCTGCGATGTCGAAGATGAGCGGCATTACACTCATTCCTGCGAGGCGGCGGCGAAGGTCACGCGCGCACCGTCGGCTACTGCAGGATAGGGTGACACGACACGGGCGTTCTCGTCGATGCCGGAAAGAACTTCGATGCCGTTAGCGCCACGAATCCCAGTCCGAATTTCGTGGCGCCGCGCCCTTCCATCTTCGACCAGGACGACCTGATTCCCGTTTACGGCCGATGAAGGTAATAAGAGCGCATTGTTGGAGACACGGATGACGATATTGACGTCGGTCGACATGCCGATCCGCAGTGGCGTGTCGTCCGGCAGGCGCAGGCGGACGCGGTAGGTCTTCGTAACAGAGTCGCCCTTGGGCGTAACGCTGTCGACGACCGCCTCCAGATTCTGCCCCGGAAAAGCGTCCGCTTTCAGGAGCGCGCGCTGGCCAACCTCGACGCGCGGAATATCCTCCTCATTGACTTCGGAGACCACCAGCAGCGGCTTTGGCTCGCCGACCCAGAAAAGCACCGTCCCGAGCTCAGCAACCTCGCCGACCTCGCCATCCTGCCGGAGCACGACGCCGGGGCTCGGGGCTCGCAAAACATAAGTTTCCAGGCGCGCCTTTTGTCCGGCAATCAGTGCCTCGATCTGCAGGAGGTCGGATCGAGCCCGATCGACCGCCTGCTGGCTTGTCACATTGCGTTCCGCAAGCACCGAGAGGCGGCGGAATTCCTCCTGAGCCAAGCCCAGCCGCGCTTCCAGTTCACCCAGCGTGGCGCGTACCTGGCTGTCATCGAGTCGAGCAAGGATATCACCGCGCGCCACCAGCGACCCTTCGCAGTCGCATTGCTCGACGATTCTGTCGCGGACCACCGGAGCGACCTTGGCCCAGGTGCGCGGTTCGACCGTGCCGCTCGCATAGACGATTTCTGCCGCGGCTCCACGCGACGGAACCACGACGGAGACCGGCGTGGGGCGCCATGCAAACAAGGCTGTGGATGCGGCTATGGCCGCAAGACCAATGGCGCCGATTATCCAGCGTTTCAACCGCACCAGACGCTCCCGAGCGAGTATGACCTACACCGTTAGACCGAGCGTCGGTCTCACGAACTCCATCCTTAAGCAACTTTCAATAAGCGAACAAAATGCAATCCGAATCGCGTATCCAGGCGGGCGAATCATTTCAGTAACCGATAGTAGCGGATATTAATCCGGCGTAGCGATTCTGGGTTTGCAGCGGGCGAGTCAGAGCGTTGCAAGCTGCACATCCAATGAGGTGGAATTTTTGCCACGATCCATCCGACACCCTGCACGGCTTGTGCCGATGGCATTCCTTATTGCCATTTTTGTAGGCACAGCCTTGCTCATGCTGCCGATCTCTCGCGCGGGGCCGGGAGCTGCTCCCCTGCTTACCGCATTGTTTACCGCCACCTCGGCAGTCTGCGTCACGGGGCTTATCGTCCAGGACACACCGACGTACTGGTCCGGCTTCGGCCAAGGCGTGATTCTTGCGCTGTTCCAGGTCGGTGGTTTCGGAATCATGACAGGCGCAACGCTTCTGGGTCTCCTCGTTACTCGCAGACTGAGACTGAGTAGCCGTCTCATTGCCCAGACGGAGACCAAGAGCCTCACTCTGGGCGATGTCGCTGGCGTCCTTCGTCTCATCTTACTCGTTACAGTGACAGTCGAACTGCTGACCGCGGCTGTGCTCAGTTGGCGGTTCCGATACGGCTATGATCATGATTGGAGCGACGCGCTGTGGCATGGGCTGTTTCATGCGGTCTCCGCGTTCAATAATGCAGGGTTCTCAACCTATTCCGATAGCCTAATCGGATTTGCGTTCGACCCACTTATCCTTGTTCCGATCATGGCCGCAGTCATCATCGGCGGCATTGGTTTTCCGGTTCTCTTCGAGCTCCGGCAGGCGACGCGGCAGCCGCAACGCTGGTCTATCCACACCAAGATTACCCTGCTTGGAACGGCTTTTTTGCTCGTGGCCGGACTCGCTGCGACGGCCGTCTACGAGTGGGGCAATCAGGCAACGTTGGGATCATACGAATGGACGGGAAAGCTGCTGAACGCGGCGACCCATTCGGTCATGACGAGAACCGCCGGCTTTAACAGCGTCAATATTGGAGAAATGCGTATCGAGACGCTGGTATCGACCTATGCTTTGATGTTTATCGGCGGCGGCAGTGCCGGAACCGCCGGCGGCATAAAGGTCACCACGTTCTTCCTTCTTGGATTTGTTGTCTGGGCGGAGATTCGAGGTCAGCCCGATACAACCGCGTTTCGACGTCGTATCGGCGCCCATGCTCAACGCCAGGCACTGGCAATTGTATTGTTGTCAGTTGCCTCTGTTGGCGGGGGCGTGCTCATTCTCCTCAGCGTCACGAGCTTCCCGCTTGAGGATGTCATGTTTGAAGTCATCTCGGCATTTGGGACCGTTGGCCTGTCTACGGGCATTACTGCAGGACTACCTCCCGCCGGGCAACTTGTTGTCATCGTCTTGATGTACATCGGCCGCGTCGGCACGATCACAATTGCAAGCGCGCTCGCGCTGCAAGAGCGCAATATACTCTTCCGATATCCAGAGGAGCGCCCAATCGTTGGCTAAGAACAGCATTCCCCGCGGGGACGGGGTCGTCATTATTGGTCTCGGCCGCTTCGGCAGCGCCGTTGCACAATCACTGGTCTCTCTTGGCCATGAGGTGTTGGCCATCGACGAAAACGCGGAGCTGGTTCAGAGCTGGGCCACCCGGCTGACCCACGTCGTGGAGGCTGATAGCTCCAATACAGACTCTCTGCGTCGCCTCGGCGTCCAGGACTTTCCGCATGCGGTCGTCGGAATTGGAACGGATATCGAAGCGAGCGTGCTTACCGTGCTGGCGCTCTCGGAACTCGGAGTGCCCGACATCTGGGCAAAGGCCGTCAATCCTAACCACGGTCGCATTCTGGAGCGTACCGGAGCGCATCATGTCGTATATCCGGAAGCGGCCATGGGCGAGCGTGTCGCCCACCTGGTCACTGGCAAGATGATCGACTTCATAGAATTCGATGATGGCTTTGCCATCGTGAAGACGACCGCGCCGGAAGAAGCTATCGACAAGACGCTGGGAGAATCCGGTCTTCGTAGCAAGTACGGGGTGACCATCGTCGGCGTCAAGCGGAGGAAGATGGACTTTACGTATGCCACGCCGGAAACAATGGTCGAGGCGGGTGATCTGTTGATCGTGTCAGGACCGACCAAACTGGTGGAAAGGTTCGCAGCGCTTACTTGACGCATTTGGGCTCGGTCGGCGAACTGGCGGTTTTCGGCAGTGTGATCAAAGTTGCTCGCAGTTCTCCGACATCGAAAGGTCCCTTGCC contains the following coding sequences:
- a CDS encoding efflux RND transporter periplasmic adaptor subunit, producing MRLKRWIIGAIGLAAIAASTALFAWRPTPVSVVVPSRGAAAEIVYASGTVEPRTWAKVAPVVRDRIVEQCDCEGSLVARGDILARLDDSQVRATLGELEARLGLAQEEFRRLSVLAERNVTSQQAVDRARSDLLQIEALIAGQKARLETYVLRAPSPGVVLRQDGEVGEVAELGTVLFWVGEPKPLLVVSEVNEEDIPRVEVGQRALLKADAFPGQNLEAVVDSVTPKGDSVTKTYRVRLRLPDDTPLRIGMSTDVNIVIRVSNNALLLPSSAVNGNQVVLVEDGRARRHEIRTGIRGANGIEVLSGIDENARVVSPYPAVADGARVTFAAASQE
- a CDS encoding ABC transporter ATP-binding protein; this translates as MNVLIETENLTRVLPETVPVTLVRNVSLSIGENEFVAITGPSGSGKSSLLYLLGLLDRPTSGTLRIAGRDTEPMDERERAATRLSKLGFVFQFHFLLPEFTARENVEIPMRRLGRLARGQMRERAGELLTSLGLGEHLDKRPDQLSGGQRQRVAVARALANDPSLILADEPTGSLDSHSSEQVFRILEGLVRDRGKTVVAVTHDLEIAERMDRRIQLIDGKIN
- a CDS encoding potassium channel family protein is translated as MAKNSIPRGDGVVIIGLGRFGSAVAQSLVSLGHEVLAIDENAELVQSWATRLTHVVEADSSNTDSLRRLGVQDFPHAVVGIGTDIEASVLTVLALSELGVPDIWAKAVNPNHGRILERTGAHHVVYPEAAMGERVAHLVTGKMIDFIEFDDGFAIVKTTAPEEAIDKTLGESGLRSKYGVTIVGVKRRKMDFTYATPETMVEAGDLLIVSGPTKLVERFAALT
- a CDS encoding ABC transporter permease, giving the protein MPLIFDIAATHIAGRGRQMLVAVLGVAVGVGFSIAMAALMQGGQDDFIRQLVDTMPHVNITDEQRTARRQPAEDAFASVAISGLRPRDDRRGIINPTAATAWLASWVPGRFAASLKAQGVMRYSSQEVGAAIIGVDPERELGVSPIVEDFVEGSFAALAAGGNNVLIGDTMATRLGASLGDTVTAVSSEGLTRNFKIAGLFHTGTTARDEGEAYVLLKNAQVLSARPNAVNEIRIKLDDPNNAPSVARRAEAELGYKAVAWQEANESILEALVVRNVIMYTVVGAIMLVAGFGIYNIISTITHEKARDIAIMKSLGFREADMRRLFLLEGVAIGVAGSALGWLLGFSMTYALSLVRFEIAATGQEMTHLPIAWSLLHYVIAAAFALGSAALAGYLPARRAAGLNPVDIIRGAT
- a CDS encoding TrkH family potassium uptake protein; its protein translation is MAFLIAIFVGTALLMLPISRAGPGAAPLLTALFTATSAVCVTGLIVQDTPTYWSGFGQGVILALFQVGGFGIMTGATLLGLLVTRRLRLSSRLIAQTETKSLTLGDVAGVLRLILLVTVTVELLTAAVLSWRFRYGYDHDWSDALWHGLFHAVSAFNNAGFSTYSDSLIGFAFDPLILVPIMAAVIIGGIGFPVLFELRQATRQPQRWSIHTKITLLGTAFLLVAGLAATAVYEWGNQATLGSYEWTGKLLNAATHSVMTRTAGFNSVNIGEMRIETLVSTYALMFIGGGSAGTAGGIKVTTFFLLGFVVWAEIRGQPDTTAFRRRIGAHAQRQALAIVLLSVASVGGGVLILLSVTSFPLEDVMFEVISAFGTVGLSTGITAGLPPAGQLVVIVLMYIGRVGTITIASALALQERNILFRYPEERPIVG
- a CDS encoding amino acid permease, whose amino-acid sequence is MADDSKQHEGGVIYHIPGQEYFSIRELRRHAGVFSLWALGVGAVISGDFSGWNLGFAVGGWGGMFIGTILITIMYLGLTYSIAEMSPALPHTGGAYSFARTAFGPWGGFITGVAENIEYVLTPAVVVFFIGAYLTGIFETPQYFQPVWWLIGYIVFVGLNVRGVELSFKVTVIVTLIALAILVFFFLSAIPFIDFSRYAMNVGVDPATGTAVELPEGGGPFLPFGIYGVLASMPFAVWLFLAIEQLPLAAEESVDPRRDMPKGIMLGMFTLIATGFLVLIINPAIPDGAFKLGSSGEPILDGFRAIYGTGWAKILSLFAVAGLIASFHAIIFAFGRQIYSLSRAGYFPHFLSVTHGAHKTPNTALVAGALVGYLVMLVVWFTQGGEQAGSFIGGVLLNMAVFGAMFSYLLQGLTFIQLRRAFPNIERPYRSPFGIPGAALTVVIALVTIAFQLADPLYQRGIIGVAIWYALAIVYFAAYGRKTLVYSPEEDFAVRQREGAASM